In one Camelus ferus isolate YT-003-E chromosome 14, BCGSAC_Cfer_1.0, whole genome shotgun sequence genomic region, the following are encoded:
- the CDADC1 gene encoding cytidine and dCMP deaminase domain-containing protein 1 isoform X3: MKIVGLHCSSEDLHAGKIALIKHGSRLKNCDLYFSRKPCSACLKMIVNAGVNRISYWPADPEISLLTEASSSEDAKLDAKAVERLKSNSRAHVCVLLQPLVCYMVQFVEETSYKCDFIQKISRTLPDTNIDFYSECKQERIKEYEMIFLVSNEEMHKQILMTIGLENLCENPYFSNLRQNMKDLILLLATVASSVPNFTHYGFYCRNTEQINEVHNQSLPQEIARHCMIQARLLAYRTEDHKTGVGAVIWAEGKSRSCDGTGAMYFIGCGYNAFPVGSEYADFPHMDDKQKDREIRKFRYIVHAEQNALTFRCQEIKPEERSMIFVTKCPCDECVPLIKGAGIKQIYAGDVDVGKKKADISYMRFGELEGVSKFTWQLNPSRTCVLEQNEPESRENGVLGPVPLEEDQHQNKKLRLANH; encoded by the exons atgaaaattgtTGGCCTGCACTGTTCTAGTGAAGACTTACACGCTGGGAAAATTGCTCTGATAAAACATGGATCAAGGCTGAAAAACTGTgatctttatttttccagaaagCCATGTTCTGCTTGTTTGAAAATGATTGTAAATG CTGGAGTAAACCGAATTTCATATTGGCCTGCTGATCCAGAAATAAGTTTGCTTACTGAGGCTTCTAGTTCCGAAGATGCAAAGTTAGATGCCAAAGCAGTGGAAAGATTGAAGTCAAACAGCCGGGCTCATGTGTGTGTCTTACTTCAGCCCCTGGTGTGTTACATGGTGCAGTTTGTAGAGGAGACCTCTTACAAATGTGACtttattcaaaaaatttcaaGAACATTGCCGGACACTAACATTGACTTTTATTCTGAATGTaagcaagaaagaataaaagaatatgaaatgatatttttgGTTTCCAATGAAGAAATGCATAAGCAAATACTGATGACTATAGGTTTGGAGAACCTGTGTGAAAACCCGTACTTTAGCAATCTAAGGCAAAACATGAAGGACCTTATCCTCCTTTTGGCCACAGTAGCTTCCAGTGTGCCCAACTTTACACACTACGGGTTTTATTGTCGCAATACCGAACAGATTAATGAAGTTCACAATCAAAGTTTGCCACAAGAAATTGCAAGACACTGCATGATTCAGGCCAGGTTATTGGCGTATCGAACTG AGGATCATAAAACAGGAGTTGGAGCAGTTATCTGGGCAGAAGGAAAGTCT AGAAGTTGTGATGGGACGGGCGCGATGTACTTCATAGGATGCGGTTATAACGCTTTTCCTGTTGGATCCGAGTATGCTGACTTCCCACACATGGAtgacaaacagaaagacagagaaataaggaaattcCGATACATTGTTCACGCCGAGCAGAATGCCTTGACATTTAG gtgtcaagaaataaaaccagaagaaagaaGTATGATTTTTGTGACAAAGTGCCCATGTGATGAATGTGTACCTTTAATTAAAGGTGCAGGTATAAAGCAGATCTATGCAGGGGATGTAGATGTTggaaaaaagaaggcagacaTCTCTTACATGAGATTTGGGGAACTTGAGGGTGTTAGCAAATTTACA TGGCAACTGAATCCATCACGAACTTGTGTTCTTGAGCAAAATGAGCCTGAAAGTAGAGAGA ACGGTGTGTTGGGACCCGTGCCTCTGGAGGAAGACCAGCACCAAAACAAGAAGCTGCGCCTTGCAAACCACTAA